The following coding sequences are from one Eleginops maclovinus isolate JMC-PN-2008 ecotype Puerto Natales chromosome 11, JC_Emac_rtc_rv5, whole genome shotgun sequence window:
- the LOC134872745 gene encoding vascular endothelial zinc finger 1-like isoform X2: protein MEPSWSTFLFQQANEALHHQHHVAQNSLLPLLNAGVEQIDQKPILPLHLEQKPPTSAAELLKDNVASGGGGRPPVPVIKKEHKGKTPFVCGYCNKAFRDSYHLRRHESSHTGIKMVSRPKKTAQTAPTMVPMISTMSRDHNGHPSYISTVAGILSTATTSVSSGASIMTSSAMGNMQQQNAPKKPAKPVKKNHGCEMCGKAFRDVYHLNRHKLSHSDEKPFECPICQQRFKRKDRMTYHVRSHDGGVHKPYVCSVCGKGFSRPDHLSCHVKHVHSSERPFKCQVTACTSAFATKDRLRSHMIRHEGKVTCSICGKMLSAAYITSHLKTHGQTNFNSCNKGNGVCNSNSATPVTISAPITSSMNRGHSNNPVTIAAQMNISTNTVNITSAMGLQHPVTITGPVNIASVNIPTSGQMNIAHPVAITTSMPMNMAGPLNIAMRSMDSMPFLSQVLPSSPPW from the exons CAGGCCAATGAAGCCCTCCACCACCAGCACCATGTGGCCCAGAACAGCCTGTTGCCACTTCTCAATGCAGGAGTCGAACAAATTGACCAGAAGCCTATCCTGCCCCTCCACCTAGAACAGAAGCCCCCGACCAGCGCTGCAGAACTCCTCAAAGACAATGTGGCCAGTGGAGGCGGCGGGCGGCCACCAGTTCCCGTCATCAAGAAGGAACACAAAGGCAAGACGCCGTTCGTCTGTGGCTACTGCAACAAGGCCTTCCGCGACAGCTACCACCTGCGGCGCCACGAGTCCAGCCACACCGGCATCAAGATGGTGTCACGGCCAAAGAAGACCGCCCAGACGGCCCCGACCATGGTACCCATGATCTCCACCATGTCGCGAGACCACAACGGCCACCCGTCCTACATCTCCACGGTGGCGGGAATCCTCTCAACGGCGACCACCTCGGTTTCTTCGGGTGCGAGCATCATGACGTCATCCGCGATGGGCAACATGCAGCAGCAAAACGCCCCCAAGAAACCCGCCAAACCGGTCAAGAAGAACCACGGGTGCGAGATGTGTGGCAAGGCCTTTCGTGATGTCTACCACCTGAACCGCCACAAGCTGTCCCACTCGGACGAGAAGCCTTTCGAGTGCCCCATCTGCCAGCAACGCTTTAAGAGGAAGGACCGCATGACGTACCACGTCCGCTCTCATGACGGGGGAGTCCACAAGCCCTACGTTTGTTCAGTGTGTGGGAAAGGCTTTTCCAG GCCAGACCACTTGAGCTGCCATGTGAAGCATGTGCATTCCTCAGAAAGGCCGTTCAAATGTCAAGTAACG GCCTGTACCTCTGCTTTCGCCACCAAAGACCGACTGCGCTCCCACATGATCAGACATGAGGGCAAGGTGACCTGCAGCATCTGTGGGAAGATGCTGAGTGCAGCATACATCACCAGCCATCTGAAGACCCACGGACAGACCAACTTTAACTCCTGTAACAAAG GTAACGGAGTCTGCAATTCTAACTCGGCTACACCCGTGACCATTTCTGCCCCCATCACCTCTTCGATGAACCGGGGCCACTCCAACAACCCGGTCACCATCGCGGCGCAAATGAACATAAGCACCAACACGGTCAACATCACGTCTGCGATGGGCCTCCAGCACCCGGTCACCATCACCGGGCCCGTCAACATCGCCTCCGTCAACATCCCCACATCGGGGCAAATGAATATCGCCCACCCGGTCGCCATAACAACCTCCATGCCCATGAATATGGCCGGTCCGCTCAACATCGCCATGAGATCGATGGATAGCATGCCTTTCCTGTCCCAAGTCTTGCCTTCTTCCCCACCCTGGTAA
- the LOC134872745 gene encoding vascular endothelial zinc finger 1-like isoform X1: MEPSWSTFLFQQANEALHHQHHVAQNSLLPLLNAGVEQIDQKPILPLHLEQKPPTSAAELLKDNVASGGGGRPPVPVIKKEHKGKTPFVCGYCNKAFRDSYHLRRHESSHTGIKMVSRPKKTAQTAPTMVPMISTMSRDHNGHPSYISTVAGILSTATTSVSSGASIMTSSAMGNMQQQNAPKKPAKPVKKNHGCEMCGKAFRDVYHLNRHKLSHSDEKPFECPICQQRFKRKDRMTYHVRSHDGGVHKPYVCSVCGKGFSRPDHLSCHVKHVHSSERPFKCQVTACTSAFATKDRLRSHMIRHEGKVTCSICGKMLSAAYITSHLKTHGQTNFNSCNKEGNGVCNSNSATPVTISAPITSSMNRGHSNNPVTIAAQMNISTNTVNITSAMGLQHPVTITGPVNIASVNIPTSGQMNIAHPVAITTSMPMNMAGPLNIAMRSMDSMPFLSQVLPSSPPW; the protein is encoded by the exons CAGGCCAATGAAGCCCTCCACCACCAGCACCATGTGGCCCAGAACAGCCTGTTGCCACTTCTCAATGCAGGAGTCGAACAAATTGACCAGAAGCCTATCCTGCCCCTCCACCTAGAACAGAAGCCCCCGACCAGCGCTGCAGAACTCCTCAAAGACAATGTGGCCAGTGGAGGCGGCGGGCGGCCACCAGTTCCCGTCATCAAGAAGGAACACAAAGGCAAGACGCCGTTCGTCTGTGGCTACTGCAACAAGGCCTTCCGCGACAGCTACCACCTGCGGCGCCACGAGTCCAGCCACACCGGCATCAAGATGGTGTCACGGCCAAAGAAGACCGCCCAGACGGCCCCGACCATGGTACCCATGATCTCCACCATGTCGCGAGACCACAACGGCCACCCGTCCTACATCTCCACGGTGGCGGGAATCCTCTCAACGGCGACCACCTCGGTTTCTTCGGGTGCGAGCATCATGACGTCATCCGCGATGGGCAACATGCAGCAGCAAAACGCCCCCAAGAAACCCGCCAAACCGGTCAAGAAGAACCACGGGTGCGAGATGTGTGGCAAGGCCTTTCGTGATGTCTACCACCTGAACCGCCACAAGCTGTCCCACTCGGACGAGAAGCCTTTCGAGTGCCCCATCTGCCAGCAACGCTTTAAGAGGAAGGACCGCATGACGTACCACGTCCGCTCTCATGACGGGGGAGTCCACAAGCCCTACGTTTGTTCAGTGTGTGGGAAAGGCTTTTCCAG GCCAGACCACTTGAGCTGCCATGTGAAGCATGTGCATTCCTCAGAAAGGCCGTTCAAATGTCAAGTAACG GCCTGTACCTCTGCTTTCGCCACCAAAGACCGACTGCGCTCCCACATGATCAGACATGAGGGCAAGGTGACCTGCAGCATCTGTGGGAAGATGCTGAGTGCAGCATACATCACCAGCCATCTGAAGACCCACGGACAGACCAACTTTAACTCCTGTAACAAAG AAGGTAACGGAGTCTGCAATTCTAACTCGGCTACACCCGTGACCATTTCTGCCCCCATCACCTCTTCGATGAACCGGGGCCACTCCAACAACCCGGTCACCATCGCGGCGCAAATGAACATAAGCACCAACACGGTCAACATCACGTCTGCGATGGGCCTCCAGCACCCGGTCACCATCACCGGGCCCGTCAACATCGCCTCCGTCAACATCCCCACATCGGGGCAAATGAATATCGCCCACCCGGTCGCCATAACAACCTCCATGCCCATGAATATGGCCGGTCCGCTCAACATCGCCATGAGATCGATGGATAGCATGCCTTTCCTGTCCCAAGTCTTGCCTTCTTCCCCACCCTGGTAA